The Pan paniscus chromosome 1, NHGRI_mPanPan1-v2.0_pri, whole genome shotgun sequence genome has a segment encoding these proteins:
- the LOC117978720 gene encoding PRAME family member 11 — MKMSIRTAPRLLELAGRNLLRDQALAISTLEELPTELFPPLFMEAFSRRRCEALKLMVQAWPFRRLPLRPLIKMPCLEAFQAVLDGLDALLTQGVRPRRWKLQVLDLQDVCENFWMVWSEAMAHGCFLNAKRNKKPVQDCPRMRGRQPLTVFVELWLKNRTLDEYLTCLLLWVKQRRDLLHLCCKKLKILGMPFRNIRSILKMVNLDCIQEVEVNCKWILPILTQFTPYLGHMRNLQKLVLSHMDVSRYVSPEQKKKIVTQFTTQFLKLRCLQKLYMNSVSFLEGHLDQLLSCLKTSLKVLAITNCVLLESDLKHLSQCPSISQLKTLDLSGIRLTNFSLVPLQILLEKVAATLEYLDLDDCGIVDSQVNAILPALSRCFELNTFSFCGNPISMATLENLLSHTIILKNLCLELYPAPRESYGADGTLCWSRFAQIRAELLKRVRDFRHPKRILFCTDNCPDRGDRSFYDLEADQDCC, encoded by the exons ATGAAGATGAGCATCCGGACTGCCCCCAGACTCCTGGAGCTTGCGGGGCGGAACCTGCTGAGAGATCAAGCCTTGGCCATCTCCACCCTGGAGGAGCTGCCCACAGAACTTTTCCCCCCACTGTTCATGGAGGCCTTCAGCAGGAGACGCTGTGAGGCCCTGAAGctgatggtgcaggcctggcccTTCCGCCGCCTCCCTCTGAGGCCTCTGATAAAGATGCCTTGTCTGGAGGCCTTCCAAGCCGTGCTCGATGGGCTTGATGCACTGCTTACCCAAGGGGTTCGTCCCAG GAGGTGGAAACttcaagtgctggatttacaggatGTCTGTGAGAACTTCTGGATGGTTTGGTCTGAAGCTATGGCCCATGGGTGCTTCCTCAATGCCAAGAGGAACAAAAAACCAGTGCAGGACTGTCCAAGGATGAGAGGACGGCAGCCCTTGACTGTGTTCGTAGAACTTTGGCTCAAGAACAGGACTCTGGATGAATACCTCACCTGCCTCCTTCTATGGGTCAAGCAGAGGAGAGATTTACTGCACCTGTGCTGTAAGAAGCTGAAAATTTTGGGAATGCCCTTCCGCAATATCAGAAGCATCCTGAAAATGGTGAACCTAGACTgtatccaggaggtggaagtgaaTTGCAAGTGGATACTGCCCATCCTGACACAGTTTACCCCATACCTGGGCCACATGAGGAATCTTCAGAAGCTCGTTCTCTCCCACATGGATGTCTCTCGCTACGTTTCCCCAGAGCAGAAGAAGAAGATTGTTACCCAGTTCACCACTCAGTTCCTCAAGCTGCGCTGCCTCCAAAAGCTTTATATGAACTCTGTTTCTTTCCTCGAAGGCCACCTGGACCAGCTGCTTAG cTGTCTGAAGACCTCGTTAAAGGTCCTCGCAATAACTAACTGTGTGCTTTTGGAATCAGACTTGAAGCATCTATCCCAGTGCCCGAGTATCAGTCAACTAAAGACCCTGGACCTGAGTGGCATCAGACTGACCAATTTCAGTCTTGTGCCTCTCCAAATTCTCCTAGAAAAAGTTGCAGCCACCCTTGAGTACCTGGATTTAGATGACTGTGGCATCGTAGACTCCCAAGTCAACGCCATCCTGCCTGCCCTGAGCCGCTGCTTTGAGCTCAACACCTTCAGCTTCTGTGGAAATCCCATCTCCATGGCCACCCTGGAGAACCTGCTGAGCCACACAATCATACTCAAAAACTTATGCCTGGAGCTGTATCCTGCCCCGCGGGAAAGTTATGGTGCTGATGGTACTCTCTGCTGGAGCAGATTTGCTCAAATTAGGGCTGAGCTGTTGAAGAGAGTGAGGGACTTCAGGCACCCCAAGAGGATCTTGTTCTGTACTGACAACTGCCCTGACCGTGGCGACAGGTCATTTTATGACCTGGAGGCAGATCAAGACTGCTGTTGA